One segment of Theobroma cacao cultivar B97-61/B2 chromosome 9, Criollo_cocoa_genome_V2, whole genome shotgun sequence DNA contains the following:
- the LOC18588015 gene encoding uncharacterized protein LOC18588015 isoform X1, translating to MFSIAAINDTDSRGQWEPLAPTKEAQEFHLTQAYHDGLLKLQAKEYEKARELLESVLKDPLISNAQVDSNTTDGHLLQLKFLSLKNLAAVFLQQGSSHYESALHCYLQAVEIDNKDSVVWNQLGTLSCSMGSLSISRWAFEQGLLCSPNNWNCMEKLLEVLIAIGDEVACLSVSELILRHWPLHSRALHVKNTIEESELVPFAPRGIDKLEPEHVRLKFHDKRKAPDENLDEGSALKKLNQNIDLQLTEASWAALADALLGILLPLNRCGSELETGKLQRSGDVRLRILIPPGSEIVMEPVEKKVPTSASSGESIPPSDCDTERASNLKEKESNFLEEQPQERRSTRLERLRSRKPGKEEIDFAADKDLAKIVLQFLEPFVISRPEGKDSDDVVNCSMSYADQAYSLDMECQDVANFVKETSKNYGAYHLGHLLLEHATNKSLVHPDAHVKFLELEKLTRHWGQDRTPECSLFLAELYYDIGSSPSNSSNLSEFLSEASYHLCKIIESVALDHPFHMTSSFGNENCSSFKNFLGTDGISPNNSFCESSHLDSFLSSNKSPFWVRYFWLSGQLSVLDGNKAKAYEEFCISLSILAKKENANNPLCVVQLPHCKNIKELTVERILHEINLLKVDFLLDKTLGEMIEKEMYLECVTLLAPLLFSANYVSYLLAADQRGEGITSVELSALDILIKACQKIKPMDIEVYLNCHTRKLQLLTALAGMYQCVAFCKRFPQKSRLKMLSGSEMVSRDSSSKHWDHLVAEEVKAISQCVSQVKNFNDQGGDSLCLQSGTVLVGIISDIQSLLLAIMYNIANNVLCKKSSMPVIIDQLEQKQSNCFIDAAIAFCKLQHLDPSVTIKTQVELIVAIHDLLAEYGLCCAGEGGEGEEATFLKFAIKHLLALDMKLKSCCNSSTSENSPHDGQPNHDNDAKTSQNEISSDKLDVEMGRTENSESITAMKDDIEGIASKAAPSCSGEEKDNTTAHEKQCSNDEKINLGEKCGDQLDECADELTEYEKEELELMIDNALDQCFFCLYGLKLRSDSSYDDELAVHKSTSRGDYQTKEQCADVFQYILPSAKASSRTGLVKLRRVLRTIRKHFPQPPEDILVGNIIDKFLDDPDLCEDKLSEMAGSEGYLETITKMLFPNGGSLKQYKASSFRSSEPYLEVYSNLYYFLAQSEEMNATDKWPGFVLTKEGEEFVQQNANLFKYDLLYNPLRFESWQRLANIYDEEVDLLLNDGSKHINVSGWRKNTTLPQRVETSRRRSRRCLLISLALAKTSAQQCEIHELLALVYYDSLQNVVPFFDQRSIVPSRDAAWRMYCENSLRHFKKAFMHKQDWSHAFYIGKLCQKLGYSHETSLSYYDKAIALNPSAVDPFYRMHASRLKLLWTRGKQNLEVLKVLSMYSFGESVKDAVMDIIRGMTPETSLLEEDVMDKSCQKNMEQKHHDESEQMEVWTMLYNDCLSALEICVGGDLKHFHKARFMLAQGLYKKGGRVDLQKAKDELSFCFKSSRSSFTINMWEIDGMVKKGKRKTPGFAGNKKALEVNLPESSRKFITCIRKYLLFYLKLLEETGDICTLDRAYVSLRSDKRFSLCIEDLVPVALGRHIKALVLSMRQVEPAGADAACSFEHQLEKIFGLFMEQGTLWPEICCLPEIKSSEISESTLYGYLHQYIVSLERNGKLEILEAINERIRKRFKNPKLSNSNCAKVCRHASVAWCRSLIYSLASITPLQSGFPSEVQTLNSIDGAMERSQQLCIDLQTHEIWSSSFEDSTHFESLQTKWSPTLAKINNIIIKKASDGDMETANSLLRSSYNFYRESSCVMLPSGVNLWLVPSQLVKEKQFPSSMEGAETLDLSIPRKLLLWAYTLLNGRYASISVVVKHCEENAKLKMKRGAATSSAPQNTNISIAVSSHTAVSSSKEVPSNGGGSEAEAAPVTSVPPALVSEGESRHPTSPLPPSSEGQRSFSLAPQLHPYKNEGEKSTVAHDAGDPNKG from the exons ATG TTCTCAATCGCAGCAATTAACGATACGGATTCCAGAGGTCAATGGGAACCCTTAGCTCCTACTAAAGAAGCCCAG GAGTTCCATCTCACACAAGCTTACCATGATGGGCTTCTCAAGTTACAGGCTAAAGAGTACGAAAAGGCTCGCGAACTGTTAGAATCCGTTCTGAAGGATCCTCTTATTTCAAACGCTCAA GTGGATAGCAATACTACCGATGGTCATCTGTTACAACTCAA ATTTTTGTCACTGAAGAACCTTGCTGCTGTTTTCCTTCAACAAGGTTCAAGTCATTATGAGAGTGCTTTGCATTGTTATCTTCAAGCTGTAGAGATTGATAATAAAGATTCGGTTGTCTGGAACCAGCTGGGAACTCTATCATGCTCAATGGGTTCATTGAGTATTTCACGATGGGCGTTTGAGCAGGGACTTTTGTGCAGTCCTAACAATT GGAATTGCATGGAGAAACTGTTGGAAGTTCTCATTGCCATTGGTGATGAAGTTGCATGCCTTTCTGTTTCAGAGTTGATTTTAAGGCATTGGCCATTGCATTCTCGTGCCTTGCATGTCAAAAATACTATTGAGGAGTCAGAATTAGTTCCTTTTGCTCCTAGAGGTATAGATAAGCTAGAACCTGAACATGTTCGTCTTAAATTTCATGACAAGAGAAAAGCACCTGATGAGAATCTAGATGAGGGCAGTGCCCTCAAAAAGCTGAACCAGAACATAGATTTGCAACTTACAGAAGCTTCCTGGGCTGCTCTCGCTGATGCACTCCTGGGAATATTACTACCGCTGAATCGTTGTGGTTCTGAGCTGGAGACTGGAAAATTGCAAAGATCTGGAGATGTCAGGTTAAGGATACTCATCCCTCCTGGTTCTGAAATTGTTATGGAGCCTGTGGAAAAGAAAGTGCCTACTTCAGCTTCAAGTGGTGAAAGTATTCCTCCTAGTGATTGTGACACTGAAAGAGCAAGtaacttgaaagaaaaagaatcaaattttttGGAAGAACAACCACAGGAGAGGCGGAGTACTCGTCTTGAAAGGCTTCGGAGTCGTAAACCTGGCAAAGAAGAAATAGATTTTGCTGCCGATAAGGATTTGGCCAAGATTGTGCTTCAATTTCTCGAACCTTTTGTCATCAGTAGACCAGAAGGCAAAGATTCTGATGATGTTGTTAATTGTTCTATGTCATATGCTGATCAAGCTTATTCCTTGGATATGGAATGTCAAGATGTTGCTAATTTTGTGaaagaaacttcaaaaaaTTATGGTGCTTACCATTTGGGTCACTTGCTTTTGGAACATGCCACAAATAAAAGCCTTGTGCATCCAGATGCACATGTCAAATTCCTTGAGTTGGAGAAGTTGACAAGGCATTGGGGGCAGGATAGGACTCCTGAATGTAGTCTTTTTCTTGCTGAGTTGTACTACGACATTGGGTCTTCTCCTTCCAATTCCTCCAATCTATCTGAATTCTTATCGGAGGCATCCTACCATCTatgtaaaataattgaatCAGTCGCATTAGATCATCCTTTTCATATGACTTCTTCATTTGGGAATGAAAATTGCTCTTCATTTAAGAATTTTCTTGGCACTGATGGAATTTCACCCAATAACTCTTTTTGTGAAAGTTCACATTTAGATAGTTTCTTGTCATCCAACAAAAGTCCCTTCTGGGTTCGTTACTTCTGGTTGAGTGGACAGTTGTCTGTTCTGGATGGCAACAAGGCAAAAGCTTATGAGGAATTCTGCATTTCCTTGTCAATTTTGGCGAAGAAGGAAAATGCAAACAATCCTTTATGTGTGGTGCAGCTGCCACATTGTAAGAATATTAAAGAGTTAACTGTTGAGAGGATTCTTcatgaaataaatttattaaaggTTGATTTCTTGTTGGATAAGACTTTAGGTGAGATGATTGAGAAAGAGATGTATCTGGAATGTGTAACTTTGCTTGctcctcttcttttttctgcCAATTATGTATCATATTTACTGGCTGCTGACCAAAGGGGCGAGGGGATTACATCTGTTGAACTGTCAGCATtagatatattaattaaagcTTGTCAGAAGATAAAGCCAATGGATATTGAAGTGTATTTGAATTGTCACACACGAAAGCTTCAACTACTTACAGCATTAGCTGGCATGTATCAATGCGTTGCTTTTTGTAAACGCTTTCCTCAGAAGTCAAGGTTAAAAATGCTTTCTGGTTCTGAGATGGTATCAAGAGACAGTTCAAGCAAGCACTGGGATCACTTGGTTGCGGAGGAAGTGAAGGCGATTTCACAATGTGTGTCACAAGTGAAAAACTTCAATGATCAAGGTGGAGATTCT CTATGCTTGCAGAGTGGCACTGTTTTAGTTGGCATCATTAGTGACATTCAATCACTGCTTCTGGCGATCATGTACAACATTGCAAACAATGTCCTTTGCAAGAAATCTTCTATGCCAGTAATTATTGATCAACTGGAACAAAAGCAAAGTAATTGCTTCATTGATGCAGCCATTGCTTTTTGCAAGCTTCAACATCTTGACCCTTCTGTAACTATTAAAACCCAG GTTGAATTAATCGTGGCAATTCATGACTTGCTTGCTGAATATGGACTTTGCTGTGCGGGCGAAGGTGGTGAAGGGGAGGAAGCAACTTTTCTTAAGTTTGCAATAAAGCATCTCTTGGCATTGGACATGAAGCTAAAATCCTGCTGTAACTCTTCAACCAGTGAGAATAGTCCACATGACGGGCAGCCAAACCATGATAATGATGCCAAAACATCGCAAAATGAAATAAGTTCAGATAAGCTAGATGTGGAAATGGGTAGAACTGAAAACTCTGAATCCATTACTGCAATGAAGGATGATATTGAAGGGATTGCTTCTAAAGCAGCTCCATCTTGTTCTGGTGAAGAGAAGGACAATACAACAGCACATGAAAAGCAGTGCAGTAATGATGAGAAAATCAACCTTGGAGAAAAATGTGGTGATCAGCTTGATGAATGTGCTGATGAGCTTACGGAATATGAAAAGGAGGAACTTGAACTAATGATTGATAATGCTTTGGATCAGTGCTTTTTCTGCTTATATGGTCTAAAACTTAGATCTGACTCATCCTATGATGATGAACTGGCTGTGCACAAAAGTACTAGTCGTGGTGATTATCAAACTAAGGAACAATGTGCTGATGTATTCCAATACATTCTTCCTTCTGCCAAGGCTTCCTCT AGAACTGGATTGGTCAAACTTCGCAGAGTGCTAAGAACCATACGTAAACACTTTCCTCAACCACCAGAAGATATTTTGGTTGGCAATATAATAGATAAGTTTTTAGATGATCCTGATTTATGTGAGGACAAACTGTCAGAGATGGCTGGATCTGAAGGTTATCTTGAGACCATAACAAAGATGCTTTTTCCTAATGGAGGAAGCCTCAAACAGTACAAGGCATCATCATTTCGGAG CTCTGAGCCATATTTGGAGGTCTATAGCAATTTGTATTATTTCCTGGCACAGTCAGAAGAAATGAATGCAACTGATAAATGGCCTGGCTTTGTGCTTACCAAGGAAGGGGAAGAATTTGTTCAGCAGAATGCAAATCTCTTCAAATATGATCTACTCTATAACCCTCTACGCTTTGAGAGTTGGCAACGTCTTGCTAATATTTATGATGAG GAGGTGGACTTGCTGCTAAATGATGGGAGTAAGCACATAAATGTATCAGGATGGAGGAAAAATACTACTTTGCCTCAGAGAGTTGAGACAAGTAGGAGGAGGAGCAGGCGTTGTCTATTAATAAGTTTGGCTTTGGCAAAGACATCAGCACAGCAG TGCGAGATACATGAGCTATTGGCGTTGGTATACTATGACAGCCTTCAGAATGTTGTCCCATTTTTTGATCAGCGATCTATCGTGCCCTCAAGGGATGCAGCTTGGAGGATGTACTGTGAAAACTCTTTGAGGCATTTTAAAAAAGCCTTCATGCACAA GCAGGATTGGTCACATGCATTCTACATAGGAAAACTCTGTCAAAAGCTTGGATACTCACATGAGACATCATTATCTTATTATGATAAGGCCATTGCTTTGAATCCATCAGCTGTCGATCCTTTCTACCGGATGCATGCTTCACGCCTGAAGTTACTCTGGACCCGTGGAAAACAAAATCTTGAAGTTTTAAAG GTTCTTTCAATGTATTCTTTCGGTGAATCTGTGAAGGATGCTGTAATGGACATTATCAGGGGAATGACTCCTGAAACTTCACTTTTGGAAGAAGATGTAATGGACAAAAGCTGTCAAAAAAATATGGAGCAAAAACATCATGATGAATCAGAGCAAATGGAGGTGTGGACAATGCTTTACAATGATTGTCTTTCTGCCCTGGAAATTTGTGTTGGAGGGGATCTGAAACATTTTCATAAGGCCAGATTTATGCTTGCTCAAGGGTTATATAAGAAGGGGGGAAGGGTTGATTTGCAGAAAGCCAAAGACGAACtttctttttgcttcaaaTCATCTCGCTCGTCCTTTACAATAAATATGTGGGAGATTGATGGCATGGTCAAAAAAGGAAA gCGCAAAACACCAGGTTTTGCTGGGAACAAGAAGGCCCTTGAAGTCAACTTACCAGAGAGTTCTCGAAAATTTATAACTTGCATCCGGAAATACTTGTTGTTTTATCTGAAACTGTTGGAAGAAACTGGAGACATCTGTACTCTTGACCGGGCTTATGTCTCCCTTCGGTCAGATAAGAGG TTCTCCCTGTGCATAGAAGATCTTGTACCAGTGGCACTTGGGAGGCACATCAAGGCACTAGTTTTATCCATGAGGCAAGTTGAGCCTGCTGGTGCTGATGCTGCCTGCAGTTTTGAGCATCAACTAGAGAAGATATTTGGTTTGTTTATGGAACAGGGCACCTTATGGCCTGAGATCTGCTGTTTGCCTGAGATTAAGAGTTCAGAAATATCTGAGAGCACTTTATATGG GTATCTACACCAGTATATTGTGTCCCTGGAAAGAAATGGCAAACTGGAAATACTTGAAGCAATAAATGAGCGGATCCGAAAGCGGTTCAAGAATCCAAAATTGTCAAATAGTAACTGTGCCAAAGTTTGCAGGCATGCCTCTGTTGCTTGGTGTCGATCTCTTATATATAGCTTGGCATCAATCACTCCACTGCAATCTGGATTCCCAAGTGAGGTTCAAACTCTTAATTCAATAGATGGTGCCATGGAACGCAGCCAGCAGCTTTGTATTGATCTGCAGACACATGAAATATGGAGTTCATCATTTGAGGACTCAACTCATTTCGAAAGTCTTCAAACAAAATGGAGCCCAACTTTggcaaaaattaataatatcatTATAAAGAAAGCTTCTGATGGAGATATGGAGACCGCCAACTCTTTGCTTAGAAGTTCATATAATTTCTATCGAGAGAGCTCCTGTGTAATGCTCCCATCTGGTGTCAACCTTTGGTTGGTGCCATCTCAACTAGTAAAAGAAAAGCAATTTCCGTCAAGTATGGAAGGGGCTGAAACTCTTGATTTAAGCATTCCAAGGAAGCTTTTGTTGTGGGCTTATACGCTATTGAATGGCCGCTATGCCAGCATTTCAGTTGTTGTAAAGCATTGTGAAGAAAATGCTAAG TTGAAGATGAAAAGAGGGGCTGCAACTTCATCAGCACCACAAAATACAAACATCAGCATTGCTGTATCCAGTCATACAG CCGTTAGTAGCAGCAAAGAAGTACCAAGCAATGGTGGAGGCAGTGAAGCAGAGGCTGCTCCAGTGACCTCAGTGCCACCTGCTCTAGTCTCTGAGGGTGAAAGCAGACATCCCACCAGTCCACTTCCTCCGTCCAGTGAGGGTCAAAGGAGCTTCTCTCTGGCTCCACAACTACATCCTTATAAGAATGAAGGGGAAAAGAGCACTGTGGCTCACGATGCGGGAGATCCTAACAAAGGCTGA